The Camarhynchus parvulus chromosome 19, STF_HiC, whole genome shotgun sequence genomic sequence aaaaggaaaagagcccagaagtttctctcctcaattaggGGAGAAGACACCTCATAGGAcctgggggacttcacctcaaacttgGACAGGAGTCAAAAAGTCCCACCtgagcaatttactagaaaaagaagagaacaaagaaactaatggcttttgtgaggtgttttaccaggggTAAAGGACCTCCTGCACCTggcttggtttttctctgtaaagagttttgttattttgccttttattaaaacctttttgtttccaacactaccacagaagccaccctgctgattttatgccttctaaggtagctgagctacCTTGGGAGTGAAatagatctccaagagcttatgagacctggctcAAGGAGACCCTTATTTCAGGGACACGTCACAATGCTGGGCTCAAGCATTGCTCAGCATCCCCCAAGCAGCTGCAAAATCAGgtgaaaaaccaaaatccaaatGGGAATTGCCCAAAACACTCCTTGTTGGtctcttttaaataattcaagaaTAATTATGGAGTTTTTAtgctggaaaagccctcagAGGCCTTAAAATACAACCTGAATTCACTAAACCCTTGTGCCACATCCACACTTTCTTTGAATAATTTCAGGGATGAAAACTGTTCATAATCCAAATATATTATGGCACCATATAAAGGGGACCTCAGAATAAGAACCCATTACATTTTGGGTTggggttctttttgttttgtttttaaaaaccgTGATAAAAAGCAAACTCCAAATAAATTTGTTCTGGCCTGACAGCAGAGCCTCACTGTATTTTCCACAGACTGCAATATTAGTGCTGACACACACAATTAGGGGTTGTAAAGAGGAAAATCACAGAGATTTAGTGCTTGTGCTATTGTGTCttgggagagaggagaggaaataaaagttaTGTTCATACTAAAACCTCTCAAGCTCACAATATAGCACATCAAACATTTAAACAGATCATAACATTTAAGTTATCCATTTATTGGATGtctttttaatcttattttttccttgttttataACACAattatcttttttctccctgataCTGAAGCTTCTcttttatgaattaaaaaaaaaaacaaaccaacaatcCCAAGCAACTGCCTGGTGTGTGATGAGATACATCCTactagaaaacaaaatcagtgtTAACACAGATTTAAAAGGATGAATTATTCTACCCCACCCACTCTCCAGAGACAGCCTTTAAGAAAGGGCTCCCCCAAAGCACCTCAGATGAACATCGTGGTGTGACAACCCAGAAATGAAAGTTTATAACAAAGAACTTACTGAGATCCTCCGAGAGCTGGGGGAATTCATAGATGTGCTCACAAGTGTTTTTACTGCTGGGGATGCAGAAGCCAAAttcaaaatcaaaacttttCAGCAGCTGGTCACGGAAGTAGTGCCGCTCAATCATACGGAAATTATTAATGGGTTTGTCCCCTACTGTGAATTCCACCCTGAAAAAGAAGGGTAAAACTGACGTGAGCTTTCATGCTTCAGTAAGGTGTGCAATATTCCTGCAAGGCAGAATagagctctgaaaaaaaaagccaaaattataAAGCAATAGCATTAATCAAATTATTGTTTCCTCTTTTACTTGAAGCATTCTACAGGGACACACCACAGCATTAGATAAACatgctgccatgggcagggacaccttcctctatctcaggttgctccaagctccatccaacctggccttgggcacctccagggatggaacagccacagcttctctgggcaccctgtgccagagcttCAGCACCCaaagggaacaattccttcccaatatcccacccatccctgccctctggcactgggaagcccttccccttgtcctgtcactccagatCCTTTccaaaagtccctctccagctctcttggagtcccttcaggcactggaagttGCTCTAAAATGCCCCCAGAGCCTTCCCACTTTATTTTGCCTCTTTTAGCATCAATCCCTTCAGCACCAGGCTGAAACCTAAAGCGACAGAGAAGGCAAGAGATTTGGAGAGCCtcataataaatgaaaaagccCCCTGTTCAATCACCTTCCTGGCAGGATGAACATGgaaaagaggggtttttttccccaagttttcagctgttttctgtgCCAGGCCAAGGAGCAGGGGGGTTACTCACGTGGCTCCCACTTGCCGCAGTCTGAGGAAGGCCGGCGTGAACTGATAGCGCACGAAGCGTCCGGCGTTGGGGTCCACGTCCTTCCTGTCATTGTGCTCCCGCTCTgcaaaaacccaaagaaagcTCTGTCAGAGCTGCCTGAGAACCACAAACTCAGGGGAAATACTTGTGGTGGTGTTCTTGAGCCACCCAAGCCAGGGAATCGCTCTGGTGCTGAGCTCACCCTCCTCCTGTCCTGAGATGTCCACCCCTGGTCACTCAGAGGTGGAATGTTGAGAGATGGCCCTTTGGTTGGAGTAATTTCTTATCTTCTGGATCTCTTTTCCTCATCTCCTGGAGGATGAGGAGTAGAAATCCAGAAGATTTCTATTCCCCACATCAGGACTGCAGAGTGACTCTGGACAAGCCATTTCCCCTTAGCATGCTTGGTTTGCTACCTATAAGCTACAGAAAACTTCCTCTCACCTgcagggaggtggggaagggTTAAAAGTGCTTGGCCAGGAAAAGAACAGCTGCCCTGGGTTTTTATCACCACCGGCAACAGGCAACACTTGGATGCTTACAAGTAACACCTAAAAATTaatcaaaccaaaaataaaaggcaaatgTTCAGTTTGTTTCATTTGCCTGTTGGCAGTTTCTCCCCTTTGGAAATACCACTTTCCTGACTCCTCAGTGAGAGATGTTAAACTAACAGCTAAACTATGTGCAGGGGGCACAAGCTGAATAACAGCCAAGAAAAAACCACCCAGtgatctcctcctcctcctctgctcctgtttACAACATCCATCTGTCCCTTCCCATCACAGatggcagcaggaagagcacagcagcagccagctctgctcaccctgTTAGTACAAAGAGACACCTGAAAAACATTCCTGCTGCAAGatggggctccagccctcctgcagtggaCAGATTCTGCTACTTTTGGGAAATGTATGGAGTTAAAGGAgtggggaaaagcaaaataaagcatttgttcGTGGAAACCTTATTTTGTGTGTGCACTCACCTGAAGCTGCTGGCTTGGTAATTTCAAACAAGACTGTGCCAGATTCCATGTCCCGGATTTTGAACCTGGTGAAGTCTATCTTGTAAACATTTTCCTCAGGAGTGCACAAATAATCTGCAGGAGGAAGCAAATTTAAATGAAGGCTGCCCTGAAATATCGGGGAATTTCTGGCTGCTCTCTGGAGGCCACACCAGCAGTGAGAGCAGCCCAAATGCATCTCCACCACTGCCTGTTTTCATTCAAAACTGATGTCCCTGAAGACAGTCTCAGTTCTGGAGGCTcacactgccctgctcagacaGGACAGGGGAAAGAATTCTCTCCCCCGACACACAGAGGTCATCACCTTTTTCCAACTCTGTGCCAGCAACTCCTGCATCCATTTCCTCCCAGACTAGTCAGCACCTCCATCAAATCCCAGCCTTTCCAGGGTTAAGAGGCTTTGCCTGTTTTAAAAACTGCCCTGTGGCAGAATGCGAGGGCTAAGCAGCTTTGGGAGCTAAGCTGACTGCGCTTAACTGGAACAGGAGTGtcctcccctgtgccacctccctgctccagccctctgcagaCAAAGGGTGGCCTCACCACACCAGGGCTTGTTTTCCTCAGCACTGAAATTATGTTGAAGCCTTTCCCCGGGTCAGGaaaacagggagcagagcccttccctgctgtgggTATCTTTGAGAGAAAGTCAAAGATgcaatcacagaattgttaaggttggaaaagcccaagatcatcaagtccaacttttcaccctgcactgctgtgttcaCCATTAAACCACGTCCCAAgggccacatccacagggcttttgaacatttccagggatgaggattCCAGCACTAAAATGCCCACAGTTCTGGCCTTCAGccttgctgtgccctgagccagcTCCTGGCATAGGAATCATCCTCctccctggggaaggagcacATAGAGCACAGATTGAATGCAGCTCCAATAACTCACTTTACCCTGACAGATCTAAAGAAATGCTCTATGTAGACAAGCCAGGTCAGCTTTCAAACAACAGCACATTTGATTGATGTAGGAGACTGGTTCTGGAGGTTCCAAGGTGAAAATAATACTTTAACATTCTAATTCAAAACACTTTCTCAGCTACTAATTCCTGCTGTTAATCTGAGCTAATCACTTATTTCTGTCTGCTTTCCTATTTCTAAAACTCCAACAAATCCATCCACCTGAGGCTCAGTCCCTGAATACTgaatacataaaaataagttACAAGTGCTCAGAGCCCAGACCTGCCCATGCCAACCCAACTTCAGCACAGGTCTAAGAAATCCAAGACCACTGTGAGAGACTTCTGAGCTCCTGGGCACAAACACTTGGCACCAGCACTTTCCTAGAAGCCTTTTATTCCTTCCAAATCTCCATAACTTAGAGAACTGTCCAAATAAGCTCAGTTCAAGGAACAGAGGTGTTAAATGTTCTCCCTGGACAGTTTTACTGCTCTCCAACAACCCCATATGGTGAATACTCAAAGGAATGCCAGAGAATttgtagatgccccatccctggaagtgctcaaggccaggctggatggggcttggagcaacctggtctagtgggaggtgtccctgcatggcagaggggatggaagtggatgatctttaagggcCTTCTTAAGCCAAAACACTCTGAGTTTCTACAATTCTATAAATGGGTGTTCAGGGAGAGGACAGTGCTCAAAGCATCCCTGGCATTTGGCAGGGATTTTCCCTTCCCTATCaacacagcacaaggaaaacTGACACCAGCACCCAAACTGTCAGGAAGAACAAGCTAAAACCTTGCCTTTTTTACTCCCCAAGAAAACACAAGCCTGTGTTAGGTCAAATATCCCAAGAACTGcacaaaaatcttccttttgtGTCCTTAACAGCAGCCAAGATGACAGGACAGGAATTTAAACCCATCCCTCGCCTTAGGCCCTGATGTTTAGCATTCCTCAGGGAGATGTCCTGCAATTACACCGTGATTTTGGGCTCTGACACATCAGCCACCCCAGTTCCTAACCCGTCCCACAACTTCCCAGTCCCACAACTTCCCAGCTCCGAGCACCAGCATGCAAAACACAAACTGACGGAAGCAGGCCCAgcttcccacagcccagcttcCCCTCCCTGGGCCCATGGCCACTGGCTGTTCCCTGGGAAGGCTGTTGGCAACAGGCAGCAGTCGCCCAGGAGCCCAGGACACCTTCCCTGGAGCACGCTGGCAAATCTGAAGCCGCGTTTGTCTGCAAGTTAATTATTAAGTGTTTCTACTCCTGCAGAATTCCTGCCCATCCAGCACCATGGCAACAGCTTTATCCCCCTCCTTGGCAGCAGCGTTGCTGCAGTAACAGTGTCCATGACTcatctggagcagagcagagccaagcAGAGCCTCCAAAGAGGAGTAAACCCCGGGTAGAATCCCCACCAGGCTCCTGCTCATTGATGCTTGTACCCCTACGCTGTTATTTTCCAACTCTTTTTGCcctgataatatttttttaaaatttttttttaaattaatttttttttttttttgttgggttggtttttttttttttttttttaatcagcatgGCAATATACAACTGGATGCCATCCGGGAAGATCAGCTGCCAGCATACTGCAatcaagtgggtttttttcctcctctggcagtgcccagtctcctaggaaaaaaaaaaaaaaaaaagaaaaactagagGAATATATATTCCTCTCAGTCTGTATTAcatttgtttctgctgttcctgttcAAAAAATCAATCAAAGTAGCCACgtgctggttttttccccaacacGTAACAGGAGCCTGAGGCTGCACTGGAAGGTCTTATTGGGAATGGGCTGCTTGCAATTGGCAGATCCTTCTGCTTAGCTGAGCACTGTCAGATTTGCTAATCTCATCCCATacacacttatttttaaattactgtagGGCCCAGTTGCCCACACTTCCGTGACTCACTGAAATGTCTCATCTGCCTGCCTTATCCTAATTCAGCGTCGCCgggatttggggaagggaggcagcagccctggttATTTCAGCTGGGAATGAGGAGATCAAACCTCCATGGAGGGGATTGTTACAGAGAAACTAAAAATGGTGGGTTGATCTCTCAGGAtacaatattttcttgtttcttccaCTTCCCCTGAAGCAGGTTGTGCTGTTTCCCTGTTAATAACTGAACCATCGTGGTGTGTCCCTGAGGCTTCAGTACTCTCCTGATTTAGGGATGAAGGCAtggacacagcagcactgccatggAAAACCCATTGGATTGGTTTTTATCCATAAGTACTCACATttagtagtaaaaaaaaaggtcacAAAAGAGGAGTACTTCCTACCCTTTCCTAAAGCCCAGGGAATTGTCATATCCCAGACCTccatccccaaacccttcctgaAAACAATTCACCTGGTATTAGCAGCCACTTCTCACTCACACATCCCTATTCCTGATGGTGCCTCTCCAGCTTCTTTCCCATAACCTCTGGATCATGCCCAAAGATCTGCAACTGCCCACTTTTAGAGACAATTTCTATCCTAAGACCTATCACAGTTGTGAAGAGTTTGGATCTCAACCAACACCACTGTGGTGGtctgaggaagcagcagaggtgaTTGGCTTCCTGAATCTGGCTCAATTAATTCCTTCACAAATTCTCCAATTCCCTTTGTAGGATAAAGGGATTCCAAAGCGACCCCAAACAGTTCAGTGGGCTCAAGCTTTGCTCTCAGAATCAGCAGGGGCTCCTTCCCCTGGTACAGTTCTGAGCTGGTACCTCCGCTGCCTAATCCAGGGAAGAGATAGTTTCTACCCAGGAAACCTTCCTGGGctcccaaacccaaccaaaatgacaaaataaaccAGCAGAACAGCCTGGACAATgccagcaggcactgcctgtgAGCACTGGCACATCCTGAACCCTGGTGCAGAACTCCAGGTGTGTATTTTAGCAGCTGGTGTTACAGAGGAGCGCAAAAGGTGAGGGATAATGCAGAGCTAAATAacacaggaaagcaaacaaaggcGCTTTGTCCTCTGGGCCTCTCCCTGTCATTTAAATACATGAGATCAGGCTTGCTCCTCATGACAGAAAGCTAAAATTTGATCCTGTGTCGCTATAAGACACGAAAGAACATAAGCACACTAccttctcaaggtgaaggaagaaagaggaagtttattctctgactccaacatttatagttttccaaaagtgacagcggattggagggtgacagtgacacctctccaatgacactgggcaaaccaacagtccatcaactttctcctcctccataaaagaagacaaaacaatcagttgtttgcagaaagtgtctgagaaagttcaccacaagaatgtcaATATCAGAAGGCCTAGAAAATCTTGAAAAACACGGGTGACAATCCTGTATTTCCAAAT encodes the following:
- the UNC119 gene encoding protein unc-119 homolog A, translated to MKVKKSGGAGAAAARTEEELGRKALIGPDDVLGLQRVTSDYLCTPEENVYKIDFTRFKIRDMESGTVLFEITKPAASEREHNDRKDVDPNAGRFVRYQFTPAFLRLRQVGATVEFTVGDKPINNFRMIERHYFRDQLLKSFDFEFGFCIPSSKNTCEHIYEFPQLSEDLIREMILHPYETQSDSFYFVDNKLVMHNKADYSYSGGP